ACGAGACACGTTTTCGTCATTGAAGTTTTCTAGAGAGCAAAATTTTTAAAAGAGAATTTATATTTTCAATTTCAATCATGGTATGTGACAAGTATAAAAGATTTAACATTTATTTTTAGTTCGGTGGCGTTTGCATGTTCCCTGTTTTATACAGGTTGGGAAAATCTAACTGTTACTTATCCATTATGCATCGTTCAAAGCTCTCTTTGTGGGGCACAGGTTTCCAGGATAATAGGATTTACCTTAGTTGAAATTTTTGCGTACCTAGGGTTTTGTATTTTATTACAATATGGAACAGGGACTCGTAATAATTAAAATAATAAACTCTTGAGTGGAGGGGGTGCGGTCTTTGGTTCTCCGACGGGAGCATGTTCCCGGAAGGCAATCCCGGGGCTGAAAATATGTCTTATTCCGGAAAAACCAAGTCTTATTCGTCAAAAAATGGTGATTTTTTACACAGTGTACCGACGGTAGTTTAAAATGTCCTTTTAGGTTCTTTCCAGCGGCCGAACGGGTGCAGGATCAGGTTGCAGGACGTTGAAATGATAGGAACCATTGTTTTTGCCCTTATTCCGGAGATTTCCACCGACGGACACCGACGAGGATTTTGGGTATAGGTCAGGCGGGCGTCTGACAACCCATACGTACTGGGATCTGCAAAAAGCCCGGGAGAGAGCAGTACTTTCCCGGACTGCACTCTCCGACGGTGATACGATTCGAGGACTGCCCATTTTACTGGTCCGGCGGCCAGGTTTTTGCATAATGCGGCCATGTTTTTGTAGTTTCGAGGAATTTTATCTACGGGAAGGACCGGCCAGGTATGGCCACGTTCCAACCGATGATAATTCTTAACGTGGCCTGCAGGACGCTGGAAGAAAAAGAATCCCTCTTTTCGGGCTGCGGATATGAAAATCCTGTCGTCAGGTACCATCGGGGAGTCTTGAAAGAGTGTGCGGCTGGGCAGGACGAAGTGCTATGAGGGACTCCTCCTTTATTTCATATTAAGCGGGCGAATGACGGGACAGATTATTTTACGAATTCGACGTCCGGCAAATCTTCAAATTCCCGGTCACCGGTCAGGAAGGGGATGGCGAGCGATTCCGCAACGGAATATCCCACGCAGTCGATGAGCGAGAACTTGCGTCCCTGCCGTGCATAGAGCCTGCGCATCCGGGCTGCCCGCAGGTAATCGCGGTCACCGGGATGGTAGAGCCGCATCCCGTGCCGGACCTGCGAACAGATCTCCTGCGCAGTATCCGGGTAGTCGCGGAAAGCAGCATAAGCGAATTCACAGAGGTTGAACTCTGTAGTCACGAGTACCGCATCTTTGTATGGGAGATAGTCCGGTGAGCCTTTGAGAAACTCGATGATTGCATAGGTGTCGGCAAAAAAAGTCGCCATGATCGATTCAGTCTTTGAGTTCGTCGCTGAGTGCCTGGCTGTCAACCGTCCAGCCTGAAAGAAGCCCGAAGAGTCCTTTTTTGGGGCGGCGTGCCTTTGCCTTTTTCCCGGCTTTGTGATCCGGCATTGCGCCTGATACCGGCCGGACCTGATGATGGACTGACGATGGTAGCATAGTATACTGATCCATAGGTGTCTGATGCATTAATTGTATCTCCTGATGTCAGAAGT
Above is a genomic segment from Methanoregula sp. containing:
- a CDS encoding PIN domain-containing protein, whose translation is MATFFADTYAIIEFLKGSPDYLPYKDAVLVTTEFNLCEFAYAAFRDYPDTAQEICSQVRHGMRLYHPGDRDYLRAARMRRLYARQGRKFSLIDCVGYSVAESLAIPFLTGDREFEDLPDVEFVK